In Mus pahari unplaced genomic scaffold, PAHARI_EIJ_v1.1 scaffold_11056_1, whole genome shotgun sequence, the DNA window ACCTTCTGAAATGGCTTTCCAGCAGTAGATTCCCCCCAGTTGCAGCGGGCCTTGGTTAGCATGAGAGCCAAACCTGTGGAAAAAGTTTTCAGCCCTATGCCTCAGTAAGGGGAACCCATCTTGGTGGTGTGCAGTCTGCTCCAGGAGTTCTTCAATACTTTTTAGTTCCTGGAGAGCAGCCTTGGAGAGCTGAAGGTCATTGATGTGAAAGTGGCAGGTGGCCAATGGGATGTAGTTGAACCTGGCTGAGCAGAAATAAGTTTGCTCTGAATGTGTTTGGTGTGTATCCTCtgatttgttctgtttgtttttccccaTACCAGCTTCTAGGCTAAGACCCCAACCCTCGCCTTTCACCGAGGAGGTTGAACTGAAACCCATCATCTCAATAGTCTGTGTAAACTTGGCTTGTTCTTGAAAAGATGAAAATTCCTTTGTTTTTATCTCTGTGCCATGTTCTGGGCCAACAAGTGAGAACTGCTTAGGGACACTGAGTagctcttctctcttctgaatCAGGCTTCTTGGGTGGTTAGTTTTATAAATTCCCTGCAGGGCCAGCCCTCCAGATGCCCATCTTACCAGGTCTCCATCTGAGAGATTTTGACTGTGAGTCAGGGTCTGTTCCATGTGACTGAGATGTCTCTCCATTATTTCAGTGATGTCTTTTAGGGGCACTTCTTCCGTTGGCCAGCACTCCTCAGGGATCTCCATTGCTTGTCTCAGCTCTGCTTCTTTTCTCCtcactgcctcttcctctctgtgcctTCCATCTGACTGCAAGGCTCTCAGAGCCTGCAGTgcctggcctgcctgcctctgcctgttatTTATCATCTTCCTTGGAGTCTCCTGCAGCTCTCTAatactgtttggctgtgagagGTCCAGCAACTTCTCCAGAGCCCTTTTCTCCCATGTGTGTTGTGTCTGGGACTTCAGCTTCTCGAGGTCACTCTTGTCTAAATACTGTAAGGCCTGAGCAGAGGTCACACCCAGGTCTTCCTGAAGCTTCGGCAGCCAGTAGTCAACAGACAGTCCCATTTCTGTCAGCATCTCCTGGAGATCATGCCTCCTTCTGCTTCTTAGCTGAGGCTCATCAGGGATGCCCTTTGCTGTTGCCATGGCTCTGTGGGTAACATACTGTAGTTAGTTTTGTTTGTGTCCTGACCTTAGAAATTATCAGCTGTGTGGCCAGAAATGTGAATTACTCATATTTTGTCTCGTGTAGTTGTtcaattgtattttaaaacaatttagtgTGTGAAGCCTTTCATTGTGGCTGTTCTCAGCATAAGCTGTTTTGTTGTATACTAAAGTGAGTTGTTGTGTCTTAAAAAATGCAATATGCTTCGGTGAGATGGAGTACCTTAGCACACCATTTTAAGGTCTTCCCCTGAGGAATAATTGCCATGTGACAGTCCTAGTACAAAAGAAATTTATTGGGGGTAGGGAGTCAGAGAGCAGAGCATGGACCTGGAAAGGGGTAGAGACAGCGAAAGTGGGACAGAGaaggatagagagagggagaggaatagAAGAGTTTGGCTGGGAACATGTGAAGGGATAGAGAAGGTGAAGGGGTAGGGGGAGCGAGAGTGAGTGTAGTTCag includes these proteins:
- the LOC115063292 gene encoding interferon-induced very large GTPase 1-like, translating into MATAKGIPDEPQLRSRRRHDLQEMLTEMGLSVDYWLPKLQEDLGVTSAQALQYLDKSDLEKLKSQTQHTWEKRALEKLLDLSQPNSIRELQETPRKMINNRQRQAGQALQALRALQSDGRHREEEAVRRKEAELRQAMEIPEECWPTEEVPLKDITEIMERHLSHMEQTLTHSQNLSDGDLVRWASGGLALQGIYKTNHPRSLIQKREELLSVPKQFSLVGPEHGTEIKTKEFSSFQEQAKFTQTIEMMGFSSTSSVKGEGWGLSLEAGMGKNKQNKSEDTHQTHSEQTYFCSARFNYIPLATCHFHINDLQLSKAALQELKSIEELLEQTAHHQDGFPLLRHRAENFFHRFGSHANQGPLQLGGIYCWK